A single window of Nicotiana sylvestris chromosome 5, ASM39365v2, whole genome shotgun sequence DNA harbors:
- the LOC104214601 gene encoding transcription repressor OFP13-like — translation MSKKMKISSIFKKREIGATNWQWPSCAHSKTLSFRADDNIFKTINSVFFDPLDGIETSESWFTNSSSESASISTESNEEYLRGDQPLEMIIKGVRSERLFFEPGNTSSIFQESKPCKNQEQEDEEENKEDDLPFKESIILAMESEDPYLDFKKSMKEMVESQGIKDWKDLQELLAWYLKMNGKINHGFILSAFVDLLIELAAPTDPPSNSDNSITSYSSVASSSFSCPSSPLSSLGHKEIEEQGNGEVP, via the coding sequence ATGTCCAAGAAAATGAAGATTTCTTCTATTTTCAAGAAAAGAGAAATAGGGGCAACTAATTGGCAATGGCCATCTTGTGCACATTCCAAGACTTTATCTTTTAGAGCAGATGACAACATTTTCAAGACTATTAATTCAGTCTTTTTTGACCCTTTAGATGGTATTGAAACCTCAGAATCTTGGTTCACAAATTCCTCATCAGAATCAGCTAGCATTTCCACAGAATCTAATGAAGAATACTTAAGAGGAGATCAACCATTGGAAATGATCATAAAAGGGGTTAGATCAGAAAGGCTATTTTTTGAGCCAGGTAATACAAGTTCAATATTTCAAGAATCAAAACCATGtaaaaatcaagaacaagaagatgaagaagaaaataaagaagatgaTTTACCATTTAAAGAGAGTATAATTTTGGCTATGGAATCAGAGGATCCATATTTGGATTTCAAGAAGTCAATGAAGGAAATGGTGGAAAGTCAAGGGATTAAAGATTGGAAAGATTTACAAGAGTTATTAGCATGGTATTTGAAGATGAATGGGAAAATAAATCATGGatttattttaagtgcttttgtGGATTTGCTTATTGAACTTGCTGCTCCTACTGATCCTCCTAGTAATTCTGATAATTCTATTACTTCTTATTCttctgttgcttcttcttctttctcttgtCCTTCTTCTCCTTTGTCTTCTTTAGGTCATAAGGAGATTGAGGAGCAAGGAAATGGAGAAGTCCCCTAG